The Glycine max cultivar Williams 82 chromosome 3, Glycine_max_v4.0, whole genome shotgun sequence sequence ACATATAGCGGAACCTAGTTAAGCAAATAATTGCAATaataaatttagatattaaacCTAACACCAACAGCATTGCATCTTCGCAAGTTTATACAATTAGTaattttgagaaagaaaagaaatatcgAAAAGTAGGAATTTGGGAATATTTTTGCTTGAACTTGAAAAGACTGGGAAATCAGAAAATGGAAGAACCAAAGTATCAgaaggttttatttatttatttttaaaaggtgtTTTGCTATTGTATTAATCCTAGATATACTTATTTGATACCGATAGACGGAGATTTTTCACGTATTGGTGCTCGTACATGAATAAGGATCTCCTTTGTTGCATTTAAGCAAGACATTGTTTATGATAGAGGTTTAGTTTCAACTGTGttttaatatgaaaagaaattgtAAGATTTTACATGTTTCAAttcatggttatcaaactcttgAGTTAACTTgttaactcttacgagtttatgaTTCTACTTACATTCTGTGAGTTGACTTGTGTCTACTCATTTTTTAGTGGAGTCTCGAAAGATTTGGTAGACTTTTGAATTTACTATCGAGTCAGCCGATCAGCCAGtcagcaagttaaaaaaattggatcAAAACGCAAATCGTTTTAGTTTGTTTTCTGTGCATTTAGGGTTCAACATACCTTTATTTGGTGTGATGTTCCTGATCCGATGAACTCTGACCTCTAACAATATCAAACCCTTATTCTCCAATAACACCAAACCCTCAATGGGAATTCTCTACCGCTATCATCACCTCCacaagttattatctagtagtgatacattactagacttggttattattataaaatttatggtttactatttttctttattatgttgttgaaatgtttaattgatatgttatttataagtattttgttattatttttatatgaagtagactcTTATGAGTATATGAGTCAAGTCCATGAGTCAAAAATATGGTGCTCTCACCAGTCTAAGTATACcctcgagtttgataaccttgctGCAACAAGTTTCTCATGAAGAATAGAAGTTCATACCTCTACAGGATGGCCAATTCCAAAGAGTAAtgtcacctttttctggaatgaGTTTCCTGGAACCTGGATTTCATTAGGAAGATAATGAATAGGTATTCAACAAATAAAGTCAAGAGCCTGTTTGGTTATAGGCAATGTTATCTGTttccctttttaatttttgctaataattacaaaaattccaTCTTTTTTCACTTTGTTTCCTGTATTCAAAGAATTGAATAGGAGATGGTGAAAACACTTCAGCGTTTAGTCTTCTTCAAAAACCTCATGATCAACATATAGCAATTTCACAAATCACACATAGATCTGATACACTTTCTATCAGTAAATATACTAATAGCACTTAAAAAACCTCATGATCAACATATAGCATTATACTGTTTTCAATCAACATAAACATACAGAAAACTATAACTTTACCGGCCACAATGATTAAAAAGTGTGagaatgaacattttttttaagaaaaaaggaaaaaaaaatggagttcCTTAAGGTTTTAACACGTACCATAGCTTTTGTATGATCCCAAGAAAAGTATGTTGTGAAAAAGCAAGGTTCATTCCCTTCTGTTACTTTGTATAGTGGTACATGAGGAGATAGTCCCTCCAGAGATGCAGCCTTATCTATGTATTTCTGAGAGAAAATTTCTATTGTACATCAAGTAAAAGGAAATAAGGGAAATGAAGGCTCTAATTTGTTGAGCATGTTTACCTGGGCAATTTCAAAAgcattttgcttttcttttgggTCCACACACTGACCAATCCATACAAACACTTCTGCGTGTGTGTCAAGGATCAGGATATCCTCTGTTAACAAATCATCTTGGGAAAAGTTGTAAACCTCCTCTACCTGAAGAGTACAATATAAGAATAGATTTAGAAGACATACACTGCTGACAGGTTTCCTAGCAGCAGTGTGGAAGTTCACATAATGAAGTTGCAGTCACAAACTCACCTGTAACTTTCCTGGTACATCCATGTAGCAAAGCaagatacaaaattaataattggtCAGAACATTCAAATATCAGCAAATAAATATgctattttataacaaaaatttatacaGAGAAATACTATTACAAGAAATTTTACCTCTATTAAAAGAGAAAGTGAACAAATGGGGGTCTCTGACAATGTCATTAGtgacttttttgttgttgtaactTTGTTTCCCTCCAAGTGCAAACCAGAAAGTTGAGGTTTCTGTTCCTTCTTTAGCAAGCTTTAAAGCAACTCCTGGCTGGACATGGATGTGTAATATGTTAACATATAACGTATAATGTAAACAACAATGAATTAACCATAGTATACTGGTGAAAAAGAAATAGGTGGAGGCATAGCCACATGTTAGCCCGTTGCAAGTGATGCACTTGGGGTACAATCCCAAGAACATAGTCATCCCAAGCCTATTTGAATGACTTTATCCTGATGTAAAAAATTCTATATAAATGTAAGAATAATGCTTAACAACAGAAATATGAAAGCCATTTCCACAAATTTGCTAAGTTTTCTTGTTAGAAGAGTTCTTCCCTGAAGGGTAAATCAATCCCAGTTGCCAGAAACTAGGAACTCAATATTTGAATCATATAAGATTGAGACAACTTGGTTATGGTTTAACTTATGATGGTGCTTGAATAATGCAATGGAACACCCAAAACATCTAGCTAAAACCCTTTAAAGTTCagctttttttaatattccttTGATGCAGAAAAGAGGTGAAACACAACTACGGAGAGGATAAAAACTCCTTCAAAACAGGAAGGAACAAAGTACAAAAGAGAGCAAGAAAAAACATATAGCAAGGCTACCCTTAAAAATTCAGCAACTTTTGCAGCAAGCTGCTGCTGCTCAAGGGAACATTGATTCCCATGCCATGTAAAAACAGCTGAGCCAGATTGCAGGACAAAACACTCGGTAGAATTCAGCAATGCTGCCACCTGAACAAGAATAACATAATTACGGTCGGCTAGTAGAGAAAGTAGCCCTACCAAAATAACCACGGTGGAAAAAATTGAATAAGTTAACTTTTAAAGGGAACATACTGCATCTACTTGCACCACTTTATTATTATGAGTGGATGTTCCAGAAATTCGAATAAATGCAACACTCTCTGCTGTGTATGTCTCATCTGGCAAACCTTTATCTGCTATCAATTTTTTGTAACCAGAGCTCAAGCCTCCCTGAGTCAGACATAAGTCAGGtaagttaattaatttcatacaatctatatatcttaataaaaatagCATTGGATTTTGCAAATGATACCTTGAGGACCACCATTGGATGGAAAAGAACAATAAACTGTGGTGGCTCTTTACCATCAAATATGCGACCCTGCAAGAAACTACTACAATTATACAGAGTTTCCAAGCAATATCCCCAACATAATATAACATTACGGATACCTGAACAGGTCTACCCTTTAATGAGTTGAACATTGTGTTAGCCAATCGAATagccattctttggtcctcctgaaaaaataagaaataccaAGTCAAGTTGTTATATCATGTGTTTTGCAGCTGGACAACAATGATTtggattatttttattagtatgaAAACAATGTGCAAGCTAAGTATTAGTGAGAAATTCGTTATGTATCAAGATGAGTCATGGAagatatataattgttagaGAACATAATCAAGATATTGAAATACTGTACTATATAAAGAAACTCAATTTATAGATGCACAGATATGTACTATTTACGAGAGTTTCATACTGAATAAATCTGTTATATACACTGACATGAAACATTAATTCCAAAAGAACAGAATGATAGGATTGTAAAAGTGAAATCCATActtatatttgtttgaaaaAGGGATTTCCTTTAcagccatttttttttctcagcaCATATTCTTTCTAGGAGTCTTTACGAGTAGTAAATTCTATTATTTCTATTGTATTATTGGGTTTATTTGAATGCACTGTGTTTTATTCTTacataactttttaattatgcTCTTTGATCCAGACTTGGTATCAAGCcagttttattctttttatagatCCCTGGTCTTCAACAATCTTATTTTTCAGCCtaagtaattttatttaccAAAGAATCAAGTTCCATCTTTTATGATTCAGATAAAAAGATACATATTTTCATCCCAAAAAGTACAGAAGGTCATATCAGTTGCAACCAAATGCAGTAGTTCACAGACACAACACACAACACACGTCATATTGCTAGCTTGATATTGAATGTCATCCACTTTGACAGTCATATAAATTATGCTTATTGAAACCGCATATTTTGACCATCTTTATCCAGGATACATCAATTATTGCCATTTAATAAAGCCAAGATAATTCAGAGTCTGCTCCCCAGTAGAGCTGTTCTACATACCGAATGTTATCACATCCACAGATCCACACACAAGAAAGCACACtaagaaataatgtttttggccaAGCATGGAAATTCTAGGCCAGTCTTAACAATAAGGTAAGAGCTGTAGAgtgaatgtaaaaaaattattacaattatCACAACATATTTTGTGCTCAAATTAGAGGGATTTAAATTACCTCAGTGCTGTCTTTTCCAAACCAACAACACAAGTAGTAGTCCTCCTTCCTCTCACTAGAGTGATAAGTGTACAGTACTATGTAACAATCTCCACTATAAAATTTACCGATATCCTCCTTAGGTAATGGAGTCTTAGCACTTCCATTGATTTGCCATACCTGTAAGTGCCAAATAACATTAATGTTAGCTGGCATAACTTAATTGAGCcaagaaactaattaaaaaaattataaaatcacctCCATCTTTCCACCTCCTTCAAGTAGAGGTGGAATTTCCTCAACAACTGAGGTAGTTTTTGTCACCCCTTTCACACCCATACCTTGTTGCTTAAGCAAAGCTGAcagtacaaaaaaaataacattcttaTGAATGATTGATAAAAAATCCAAGCCAAATTACAAGTGAGAAGAAATAACGTCCACCTGCAACTTTTCCTCTTCCTTCATCAGCACCAGTAGTAGCAGATCCTGATGGCCAAGAATCAAAGTTGGACTTAAACGAATGTGTCTCATAACCTTGAATAATTCTGGTAATCCTTGTAGATTTCGGCCTTTTTTGACTTGTGAGAAACTCCTGAACATATTAGTAACATTAATGACTTCACTTCAAACCAACATATGAAGAAATGGTGGAACTTGCAATAGCATTACCTCAGCTGCTTGACATGCTGCTTTTCGTTCTTCAACTTGTGTTACCCGGCCAACCCAGACAAATACCTCAGCTCCACAGTCCAATAGATAGCATTTGTAGTTCTCCAGCAGTGATTTTGAAAGTTCACCTTCCACAGGCTTGGCCTCACCATCAGCAATACTGCAGGCACAAGGTCATATCCTCCAGATCAAGAAACTTAAATGCATAGTGCACATATCataaaacagaaacaaaaaaagaaaaatctataTACTGCTAAAAGTATCAAGGaggattctttttaaaaaaaaagagatttaaGATTATAATATATCTAGCAGAAAATAATCATGGTCCTAGTATATAAAAGTAAACAGCAGGGACATGACATCTTCAACTTCAGACATAATGAGAAGAATTCAAAACCCCCAAGTTTTAATCATTATATCTTTTTAtgtctcataaaaaaatacattcacaATCAGCGCAAAATACATAATGCACTTCTTCGGCACCAGCATCTGCTGCCTAAAATGCAATAATAAACCAAATTTTATATACTAaggtgataaaaagaaaaagcaggATAAGATATGAAattcacaaaagaaaagaaaaaaaaatcctgaaGGTAATATTGACCCAACAAAAATTATCTATATCCCTTTTTAAAATGTAAGATAAGTATAATTGATCATATACAGTTTTCTACTCATTTTATTGAATTGCAATCAAATAGATTTATGGAGCTATACCTATAGAGTTGAGCAGGAATGGTCTCTGGAACAATATCATCCTCACTAATTATCTTCTTCCCAATGGGAGCAAAACCACCAAAGAGAACCCAAAATTCACCTGAGTCTGACTCAGTATCCAGCTTTCCATCATCTGCAATGTGGGATACCTTTTTATAgtcacaaacaaatcaaaatacaCACTTGGAGAACATATATTCAAAATCACATGGCAAGCTTTTCATCAAGTTACAGGAAAACATGTGCCTTGTGCCCTTACCAACAATTGCAACGTCGCATTTTCCCTCATGATACTTTTCCTTCAACAACTGAATAACTTCCAGAGCCTTGGCTCTTTCCTGGATATTGGAGTTTGCACCATTGAATTGATAAATCTTATTCTGAGTGTCTAGGATGAATACATCATCATGATTCAGTGAAGACCGTGCAAAAGGAACCTGCATAAGGAAAACTTTGTATCACATTTTTAGTCAATGAATGTGCACTGCATTTGAAAAGTACATGAATAGAGAACACTATGCCTGTTTTATTCTGACAACTCTTTTTCCTCTGCATACATACAAACGTGTTTCAAACTCCTCTTCTTCAGGTTTTTTAAATCCCGATGCAACACCTCCCTCTAATGGTATTATACATGGCTTAAAGTATGACAAAAACTTGTCGGATTCATGCCCTTGAATTTCCCTGTGTTGCACTGCACGTCCTCCAAGAGACGCATCGAGTTCAACAGTTTTAATGGCTGCTGTTCCAGCCTCATCCTACAAGGAAAATCACCATATCAATAGAGATTATTGGTTCAAGAATTTCCAAACTTTGAACCATCATACATAAACCAACTTTAGAACCAGAAAGAGAAAACGAAAGGGAAAAAGAGTGAAACCGGAAGAAACATA is a genomic window containing:
- the LOC100803795 gene encoding villin-3, translated to MSSATKVLDPAFQGVGQKVGTEIWRIEDFQPVPLPRPDYGKFYMGDSYIILQTTQGKGSAYLYDIHFWIGKDTSQDEAGTAAIKTVELDASLGGRAVQHREIQGHESDKFLSYFKPCIIPLEGGVASGFKKPEEEEFETRLYVCRGKRVVRIKQVPFARSSLNHDDVFILDTQNKIYQFNGANSNIQERAKALEVIQLLKEKYHEGKCDVAIVDDGKLDTESDSGEFWVLFGGFAPIGKKIISEDDIVPETIPAQLYSIADGEAKPVEGELSKSLLENYKCYLLDCGAEVFVWVGRVTQVEERKAACQAAEEFLTSQKRPKSTRITRIIQGYETHSFKSNFDSWPSGSATTGADEGRGKVAALLKQQGMGVKGVTKTTSVVEEIPPLLEGGGKMEVWQINGSAKTPLPKEDIGKFYSGDCYIVLYTYHSSERKEDYYLCCWFGKDSTEEDQRMAIRLANTMFNSLKGRPVQGRIFDGKEPPQFIVLFHPMVVLKGGLSSGYKKLIADKGLPDETYTAESVAFIRISGTSTHNNKVVQVDAVAALLNSTECFVLQSGSAVFTWHGNQCSLEQQQLAAKVAEFLRPGVALKLAKEGTETSTFWFALGGKQSYNNKKVTNDIVRDPHLFTFSFNRGKLQVEEVYNFSQDDLLTEDILILDTHAEVFVWIGQCVDPKEKQNAFEIAQKYIDKAASLEGLSPHVPLYKVTEGNEPCFFTTYFSWDHTKAMVPGNSFQKKVTLLFGIGHPVEEKSNGSSQGGGPRQRAEALAALNNAFNSSPEATSSADKSNGLSRGGPRQRAEALAALNSAFNSSSGTKVYTPRPSGRGQGSQRAAAVAALSSVLTAEKKKTSPETSPVASTSPVVENSNFDTKSESAPSEKEIVEEVTEVKETEVVALETGTNGDSEQPKQENVEDGGNDSENNNQNFFSYEQLKTKSGSVVSGIDLKRREAYLSDKEFQAVFGMAKDAFSKLPRWKQDMLKRKVDLF